In Leptospirillum ferriphilum, the following proteins share a genomic window:
- a CDS encoding P-II family nitrogen regulator: MDGLKLYTVKKVEIVVGGEHLKFVKTLLDDVRVSGYTIIPNVSGKGHSGFHEGHLMFNDVNTLVMVITVVPDTWVETILAGLAPLFERYSGVVFVSDVQVSRREYFGEDAKRTP; this comes from the coding sequence ATGGATGGCTTAAAGCTCTATACGGTCAAAAAAGTCGAAATCGTCGTCGGAGGCGAACACCTGAAGTTCGTCAAGACTCTTCTGGATGACGTCCGGGTCTCGGGCTACACGATCATTCCGAACGTTTCCGGGAAAGGGCATAGCGGTTTTCACGAGGGACATCTGATGTTCAACGACGTGAATACGCTCGTCATGGTCATCACCGTGGTTCCGGACACCTGGGTGGAAACGATTCTGGCCGGCCTTGCGCCTCTGTTTGAACGGTATTCCGGTGTGGTGTTCGTTTCCGACGTGCAGGTCAGCCGTCGGGAATATTTTGGGGAAGACGCGAAAAGGACCCCCTGA
- a CDS encoding MFS transporter — MLKRLHVFSSPMGFVLSALFVNGIAGGFVWPYFPIFLAGAGLSKSQVGLVLGISNILVFLVRLPLGRWLDHSHGHRFDLPLTGMLLAFPALLFFLPHTRSPAALVLLVLALGLARLPFLPLGLARLKRQSDLEKKQFSPLLFVGAHHFFLGILGLLAGAIIVSVGTGKTFAVLWLVVLLSMTPLLLPASPEDKEEDLPPAPPRLLPNAEEILILLSFFFFHLVNAPLLPFTELYMKTHTHHAGWIPWIAAIAEVVMVITAFSVSRLTSVASARIALVMASAALALRMALYGFSPSAVGILGISVLDGISSGLFWMASLKWMAERSGKSNTFNQMSGYVDLTVMTAGALGTILFGWVDGKIGFATSSKELLGLNILAPAFLLLAGKRSWVPRKKKDTRVSPGKGKDLPL; from the coding sequence ATGCTGAAACGTCTTCATGTGTTCTCTTCTCCAATGGGATTTGTCCTTTCAGCACTTTTCGTGAACGGAATTGCGGGCGGATTTGTCTGGCCCTACTTTCCAATTTTTCTTGCCGGGGCAGGGTTGTCCAAAAGTCAGGTCGGCCTGGTCCTGGGAATTTCAAACATTCTTGTTTTTCTGGTGCGCCTTCCACTTGGACGATGGCTCGACCACAGTCACGGACATCGTTTTGACCTCCCACTGACAGGCATGCTGCTCGCTTTCCCGGCCCTTCTTTTTTTTCTTCCCCACACTCGTTCTCCCGCTGCCCTGGTTCTTCTCGTTCTTGCCCTCGGACTGGCAAGACTCCCCTTCCTGCCACTCGGACTGGCGAGACTCAAAAGGCAGTCCGATCTCGAAAAAAAACAGTTTTCTCCCCTTCTTTTCGTGGGGGCGCATCATTTTTTTCTCGGCATTCTGGGTCTCCTGGCGGGAGCGATCATCGTCTCCGTCGGGACAGGAAAAACATTTGCCGTCCTCTGGCTTGTGGTCCTTCTCTCCATGACCCCCCTTCTTTTGCCGGCATCACCGGAAGACAAAGAAGAGGATCTTCCCCCGGCACCACCTCGCCTCCTGCCAAATGCAGAGGAAATCCTCATTCTTTTGTCTTTCTTCTTCTTTCATCTGGTCAACGCTCCGCTCTTGCCGTTTACCGAACTCTACATGAAGACCCATACCCATCACGCCGGCTGGATTCCCTGGATCGCCGCCATTGCGGAGGTGGTCATGGTCATCACGGCCTTTTCCGTGTCCCGGCTGACCTCCGTCGCTTCGGCACGGATCGCCCTGGTGATGGCGTCCGCGGCTCTTGCCCTTCGCATGGCGCTCTATGGTTTTTCGCCATCCGCTGTCGGCATTCTGGGAATCTCTGTTCTGGACGGCATCTCGTCAGGCCTGTTCTGGATGGCCTCCCTGAAATGGATGGCCGAACGCTCGGGAAAGAGCAACACTTTTAACCAGATGTCGGGCTATGTGGATTTGACAGTGATGACAGCCGGCGCGCTGGGGACCATTCTGTTCGGATGGGTGGACGGGAAAATCGGATTTGCGACGTCGTCCAAGGAGCTTCTGGGGTTAAATATCCTGGCGCCGGCGTTTCTTCTCCTCGCCGGGAAAAGAAGCTGGGTACCACGGAAGAAAAAAGACACCCGGGTCTCTCCCGGAAAAGGGAAAGACCTCCCACTCTGA
- a CDS encoding proton-conducting transporter membrane subunit — protein sequence MSEPFGKMMEVLLLVLPLGGAVMLRFFGGQELFSRQVRRIALGGIFLVLSVLVFLTKTHSGGLPGMSLTGVLLLLAVWFPVALLVEIEKEQGQTSGVLSFLLLFFSTGFVLSPFPSLVLLFWGGVLGTTYLLFRMFYGSRPTGNLPFALPALLSCALFSMTFFPSSRSFASLAFLLFLPFFPFQRWMSFTPRTGSATVWTAVRLVLFILSAWGIRRWAPLPFSGEDSAFLVFLCLSGLAQIQGALLALGEPVARKRIAAAIFSQMALLTPIVLMEFPRHAGRSMVLVLSLLFPALALSRLTDHLERETRRQNLSDMGGLFREMPRADRLFFFFVLMISAMPGSGLFSGVLASERGTVGPVFWGWVGMAIAGVVLVQWALWQAWEQIFLGRPKEGALPMSDITSGWAGLMGVSFLPLLILAIWPEILDRLLSSPGAGK from the coding sequence ATGTCTGAACCCTTTGGCAAAATGATGGAGGTCCTCCTTCTGGTCCTGCCTCTTGGAGGGGCCGTCATGCTCCGGTTCTTCGGAGGGCAGGAACTGTTCTCCCGACAGGTGCGCCGGATAGCACTGGGGGGAATTTTTCTGGTACTCTCCGTTCTGGTGTTCCTGACAAAGACACACTCCGGGGGACTTCCGGGAATGTCTCTGACCGGGGTTCTTCTTCTCCTTGCCGTCTGGTTTCCTGTTGCCCTTCTGGTCGAAATTGAAAAGGAGCAGGGACAGACGTCCGGCGTTCTGAGCTTTCTTCTCCTCTTTTTTTCCACAGGCTTTGTCCTGTCTCCTTTTCCGTCACTTGTTCTCCTGTTCTGGGGGGGCGTCCTGGGAACGACCTATCTTCTGTTCCGCATGTTTTATGGTTCCCGGCCAACCGGAAATCTCCCCTTTGCCTTGCCGGCCCTTTTGTCCTGCGCGCTCTTTTCCATGACGTTTTTCCCGTCGTCCCGGTCTTTTGCCTCTCTGGCGTTTCTCCTGTTTCTGCCATTCTTTCCTTTTCAACGGTGGATGTCCTTCACTCCGAGGACGGGTTCAGCCACGGTCTGGACGGCTGTCCGTCTGGTTCTCTTCATCCTTTCGGCCTGGGGGATCCGGCGATGGGCTCCCCTCCCGTTTTCCGGGGAAGATTCTGCCTTTCTTGTGTTTCTGTGTCTTTCGGGACTTGCCCAGATCCAGGGCGCTCTCCTTGCTTTGGGCGAGCCCGTGGCCCGAAAGCGCATCGCCGCGGCGATTTTTTCCCAAATGGCGCTTCTCACACCGATTGTCCTGATGGAGTTTCCCCGGCATGCGGGCCGGTCAATGGTTCTCGTTCTCTCCCTCCTGTTTCCCGCTCTCGCCCTGAGCCGTCTGACAGATCATCTGGAACGGGAAACCCGACGCCAGAACTTGTCCGACATGGGGGGACTCTTCCGTGAAATGCCCCGTGCAGACCGCCTGTTTTTCTTTTTTGTCCTGATGATCTCGGCAATGCCGGGTTCAGGGCTGTTTTCGGGCGTTCTCGCTTCCGAAAGAGGAACGGTGGGCCCTGTTTTCTGGGGATGGGTCGGGATGGCCATTGCCGGCGTGGTTCTCGTTCAATGGGCGTTGTGGCAGGCCTGGGAGCAGATTTTTCTCGGGCGGCCCAAAGAGGGGGCCCTCCCGATGTCCGATATCACATCCGGTTGGGCAGGTCTGATGGGAGTATCCTTCCTCCCCCTTCTGATCCTGGCGATCTGGCCCGAGATTCTGGACAGACTTCTTTCGAGTCCGGGGGCCGGAAAATGA
- a CDS encoding glycosyltransferase yields the protein MKTPMSMSVSEKFSGIRSDSPEPHLFSAVRKSLLVISGGATLAVLSLFFTDPVSPQEQFILGAVFCLAAWIVSRQEAQWARVALVMISMALAGRYFSWRIAQTIYGSPLDWVASVMLVLVEAYAAVMTFLGFFVMVSPVRRTSPPLPKEEKECPTVDVMIPVYNEPVDVIRPTIFAASQLEYPLSRLRVWILDDGRRKEIEALSGELGVGYLTRPDNKGAKAGNLNHALGKTDGDLIAIFDCDHVPLPRFLQKTAGFFLNRPDLALVQTPHHFYSRDPFERNIGFGNQVPGEPDLFYHVIQPGMDLWNAAYFCGSAAVLRRSALKEIGGFRTETVTEDAHTSLCLHDRGYRSYYLEEALVTGLSPDSMRDLIKQRVRWCRGMIQIFRIDNPLFKKGLSFPQKLCYMNAIFYWLFSIPRLFFLVAPLLYI from the coding sequence ATGAAAACGCCTATGTCTATGTCCGTTTCTGAAAAGTTCTCCGGGATCCGGAGCGATTCTCCCGAACCACATCTTTTCAGCGCTGTGCGAAAAAGTCTGTTGGTGATTTCCGGGGGGGCAACGCTCGCTGTCCTGAGCCTCTTTTTCACGGATCCGGTCTCTCCCCAAGAACAGTTTATTCTGGGGGCCGTGTTTTGTCTCGCAGCATGGATTGTTTCCCGGCAGGAAGCCCAGTGGGCAAGGGTCGCTCTAGTGATGATCTCCATGGCTCTGGCCGGAAGATACTTTTCCTGGAGGATTGCCCAGACGATATACGGGTCACCTCTCGACTGGGTCGCGAGTGTCATGCTTGTTCTGGTGGAAGCGTATGCAGCGGTCATGACATTCCTGGGATTTTTTGTCATGGTTTCTCCTGTCCGACGAACTTCTCCTCCCTTGCCGAAAGAAGAGAAGGAATGTCCCACGGTGGATGTGATGATCCCCGTCTATAACGAGCCTGTCGACGTTATTCGCCCGACGATCTTTGCGGCCTCCCAGCTGGAATACCCGTTGTCCCGTCTGCGCGTCTGGATCCTGGACGATGGCCGAAGAAAGGAGATCGAGGCGTTGTCCGGAGAACTGGGTGTCGGATATCTGACGCGGCCGGATAACAAGGGTGCAAAGGCCGGCAATCTGAATCATGCTCTCGGGAAAACAGATGGGGACCTTATCGCGATTTTTGACTGCGATCATGTTCCTCTTCCCCGGTTCCTGCAGAAAACGGCCGGATTCTTTCTGAACCGTCCGGACCTTGCGCTGGTGCAAACCCCGCATCACTTTTATTCGCGGGATCCTTTCGAGAGAAACATCGGCTTTGGAAATCAGGTACCGGGGGAACCGGATCTCTTCTACCATGTCATCCAGCCAGGGATGGATTTGTGGAATGCCGCGTATTTCTGCGGTTCGGCGGCTGTCCTCCGGCGGTCTGCGCTGAAAGAGATTGGCGGTTTCCGGACGGAAACCGTGACGGAGGATGCCCATACGTCCCTGTGTCTTCATGACAGGGGGTACAGGAGTTACTACCTCGAGGAAGCTCTTGTGACCGGATTGTCTCCCGACAGCATGAGAGACCTGATCAAACAACGGGTCCGCTGGTGCAGGGGGATGATTCAGATCTTCCGGATCGACAACCCTCTTTTCAAGAAAGGATTGTCATTTCCCCAGAAACTGTGTTACATGAACGCCATCTTCTATTGGCTTTTTTCAATTCCCCGGCTGTTTTTTCTGGTGGCGCCCCTCCTCTATATTTAG
- a CDS encoding DUF2309 domain-containing protein — MNSRFLLPEDPSLRHAVIDVRSRVRLAMELLPDTWPMDTFIHHNPLNGLEDLSFEEAVRTGESLFKGKGYPGPGKIRESLRSGKIKLLDLEDTFERVLSPSFALGERPPFLPEMTLARFSLAQFLLSPDLPPFAPEPGDPSGFEWWNDLLPGVCRSLEELGRRADKHSLKKGLARFQALLSVEKEGKTFSLPEARTDAKDAVLRIVGLPGEGSTFSEWTDRLFGTHIHAEINSVLSDVAALYLDEGQSFWPTPGRERGFYRLIRERWATRLPALSPHPSMPKLFSMLPSSPEEAILRVLESWAIPRQEWVGLFSREFASLPGWSGAIRWRADEHAEEARLPFSIEPVEWLAIRLALESVMVGDVLSVSLKTGSSRTSLASFMQSNAKEFLLRHWRQDPSLPLSLVQDIDRLAERSLVWGQLNPYWDGVWTRAQNSRSRAFDESTRLAWAVFRAWAFWEPDGSIASWENQAVLDVMRSWDAQVPRERFGIWGLLAMEKNYRDTFLSTLSMSRKGHAALSSSRKETPTKAQLLFCIDVRSEGIRRHLEQLGGYETAGLAGFFGIPIRFKGFGSDHVQVLSPAILSPRHFLAEIHRPYEVGAVRVFFRGRRWLRWLSHLVHEMKNNIVTPYVFVEAIGWMSGLPMFGKTFLPGWYHRLVSRAERMFVPAISTTVLLDKISEKEARETVLSEERGLIRQVLIGKYGKKARSLPQNALEEFRYLVLSGVTRSPENISAETTLGRFLGLSWQEENELVRVLREDYQLRPKRSESRLEELSRMGLTPSEQVAFAETALSLAALHDNFAPLVVFFGHKSTSDNNPYESALDCGACGGQDGSPNARVAASLLNRPSVRAGLEKKGIRIPETTWFLAGVHDTTTDTFTLYDGEDWPVTHEKAIRDLVQDLHQAGLSLAGERLRTFPGSYQKDTEDISARLSARSHDWAEVRPEWGLSGNAAFLVGPRRLTRGVDLGGRVFLQEYEYTLDPSGKLLETLLSGPLVVARWISLEHYFSTIDNDVYGSGSKVSHNVVGRFGVQFGNGGDLRMGLPWQTVFDAGVSRHEPMRLLCVICAPRDKVESVLGGNLALSGPFDRGWAQLVVLDLPSGVFYEYRPGAGWTQWTQGLEKTSGEADSGQPVMERGNTWMA; from the coding sequence ATGAACAGCCGATTTCTTCTTCCCGAAGATCCCTCTCTCCGGCATGCGGTCATTGATGTTCGCTCCCGGGTCCGTCTGGCCATGGAGCTTCTTCCGGACACCTGGCCGATGGACACCTTTATTCACCACAACCCTCTGAACGGTCTCGAGGATTTGTCTTTCGAAGAAGCTGTCCGGACAGGGGAGTCGCTGTTCAAGGGAAAAGGATATCCCGGTCCCGGGAAAATCCGGGAAAGCCTGCGGTCGGGCAAGATAAAACTTTTGGACCTGGAAGACACCTTTGAAAGAGTTCTTTCCCCCTCCTTCGCTTTGGGAGAGAGGCCGCCATTTCTTCCGGAAATGACGCTGGCGCGTTTTTCTCTGGCCCAGTTTCTTTTGAGTCCGGATCTGCCGCCTTTCGCACCGGAGCCCGGAGACCCCTCCGGTTTTGAATGGTGGAACGATCTTTTGCCGGGAGTCTGTCGAAGCCTCGAAGAGCTTGGCAGACGTGCGGACAAGCATTCCCTGAAGAAGGGACTGGCCCGATTTCAGGCATTGCTGTCTGTCGAAAAGGAAGGGAAGACCTTCTCTCTTCCCGAAGCGCGCACAGACGCGAAAGACGCCGTCCTCAGAATCGTCGGCCTCCCCGGAGAAGGATCCACTTTTTCCGAGTGGACGGATCGTCTGTTCGGAACGCACATTCATGCCGAAATCAACTCGGTCCTGTCGGACGTGGCGGCCCTCTATCTCGATGAAGGCCAATCTTTCTGGCCAACCCCCGGACGGGAACGCGGTTTCTACCGGCTGATCCGGGAACGGTGGGCCACCCGCTTGCCGGCACTCTCCCCCCATCCGTCTATGCCAAAGCTTTTTTCCATGCTTCCGTCCTCTCCGGAAGAGGCGATCCTGCGGGTTCTGGAGTCCTGGGCGATTCCCCGCCAGGAGTGGGTGGGTCTCTTTTCCCGGGAGTTTGCGTCTCTTCCCGGCTGGTCCGGGGCAATAAGATGGCGGGCCGACGAGCATGCGGAAGAGGCGAGGCTGCCTTTTTCGATCGAGCCTGTGGAGTGGCTCGCCATCCGCCTTGCTCTTGAGTCGGTCATGGTGGGGGACGTTCTTTCGGTCTCTCTCAAAACCGGGTCCTCCCGAACCTCCCTTGCCTCCTTTATGCAGTCCAACGCAAAAGAGTTTCTGTTGCGCCACTGGAGACAGGACCCGTCTCTGCCCCTTTCCCTCGTGCAGGATATCGACAGGCTCGCGGAAAGATCCCTGGTGTGGGGACAGTTGAATCCGTATTGGGACGGGGTGTGGACAAGGGCGCAAAACTCCAGAAGTCGCGCGTTTGATGAATCGACCCGACTGGCCTGGGCGGTGTTTCGGGCCTGGGCGTTCTGGGAGCCGGACGGATCGATCGCCTCCTGGGAAAACCAGGCTGTTCTCGACGTCATGCGGTCGTGGGACGCTCAGGTTCCGCGGGAAAGATTCGGCATCTGGGGTCTCCTGGCCATGGAAAAGAATTACCGGGACACTTTCCTGTCGACTTTATCGATGTCCAGAAAAGGACACGCTGCCCTGTCCTCCTCCAGAAAGGAAACGCCGACCAAGGCGCAGCTTCTGTTTTGTATTGATGTCCGGTCGGAAGGAATCCGGCGTCATCTCGAACAGTTGGGAGGATATGAAACAGCCGGCCTTGCGGGATTTTTCGGAATCCCGATCCGGTTCAAAGGCTTCGGGTCGGATCATGTGCAGGTGCTTTCTCCGGCCATTTTGTCTCCCAGACATTTTCTTGCCGAAATTCATCGCCCCTATGAAGTGGGAGCGGTCCGGGTTTTTTTCCGGGGACGGAGATGGCTTCGCTGGCTCAGCCATCTTGTGCATGAAATGAAAAACAACATCGTTACCCCGTATGTGTTTGTTGAAGCGATCGGCTGGATGTCCGGACTTCCCATGTTCGGGAAGACGTTTTTGCCCGGGTGGTACCATCGCCTGGTGTCCCGGGCCGAACGCATGTTCGTGCCTGCGATATCGACCACGGTTCTTCTGGACAAGATTTCGGAGAAGGAGGCGCGGGAAACGGTTCTTTCGGAAGAGCGTGGCCTGATCCGCCAGGTATTGATCGGCAAATACGGAAAAAAAGCGCGATCCCTTCCCCAGAATGCGCTGGAAGAGTTCCGGTATCTTGTCCTTTCCGGAGTCACGCGTTCGCCGGAAAACATCAGCGCGGAAACAACACTGGGGCGTTTTCTGGGGCTTTCCTGGCAGGAGGAAAACGAACTGGTGCGCGTCTTGAGAGAGGATTACCAGCTCAGGCCCAAGAGGTCGGAAAGCCGTCTGGAAGAACTCTCCCGGATGGGGTTGACGCCCTCGGAACAGGTGGCCTTTGCGGAGACGGCTCTTTCCCTGGCGGCACTCCACGACAATTTTGCTCCTCTGGTGGTTTTTTTCGGTCACAAGAGCACGTCTGACAACAATCCCTACGAATCGGCCCTGGACTGCGGAGCCTGTGGAGGGCAGGACGGGTCTCCGAACGCCCGCGTAGCGGCGAGTCTTTTGAATCGTCCTTCCGTTCGGGCGGGGCTTGAAAAGAAAGGGATCCGGATACCCGAGACAACATGGTTTTTGGCCGGCGTTCACGATACGACCACCGACACGTTTACTCTTTACGATGGAGAAGACTGGCCTGTCACCCATGAAAAAGCCATCCGTGATCTTGTCCAGGACCTGCATCAGGCCGGACTCTCCCTGGCCGGGGAAAGACTTCGCACGTTCCCCGGGTCCTACCAGAAGGACACCGAAGACATTTCGGCCCGCCTTTCAGCCCGGTCACACGATTGGGCGGAAGTCCGTCCGGAATGGGGATTGTCCGGAAACGCGGCTTTTCTGGTCGGACCGAGACGCCTGACCCGGGGGGTCGACCTGGGCGGAAGGGTGTTTCTTCAGGAATACGAATACACCCTCGACCCGTCCGGCAAGCTCCTGGAAACGCTGTTGTCCGGACCGCTCGTTGTGGCACGCTGGATCAGCCTTGAGCATTATTTTTCGACGATCGACAATGACGTTTACGGAAGCGGAAGCAAGGTGTCCCACAATGTGGTCGGACGATTCGGGGTGCAGTTCGGAAACGGGGGCGATCTCCGGATGGGATTGCCCTGGCAGACGGTTTTTGACGCCGGAGTCAGCCGGCATGAACCGATGCGCCTCCTGTGCGTGATTTGCGCTCCCAGGGACAAAGTGGAAAGCGTACTGGGAGGGAATCTGGCGCTCAGCGGACCGTTCGACCGGGGCTGGGCGCAGCTGGTCGTGCTGGATTTGCCTTCCGGGGTGTTTTATGAATACCGTCCGGGTGCGGGATGGACCCAATGGACACAGGGATTGGAAAAGACGTCCGGGGAAGCCGATTCCGGACAGCCGGTGATGGAACGGGGGAATACATGGATGGCTTAA
- a CDS encoding tetratricopeptide repeat protein yields MTRERSLFVFPRFLLSFTIAALVSGALLSEVSNTYALSGDEALGQLYRNARFWMNRGDLVRASEFWTRILDLRPDDPRALTNLGIVSAQRGDLKKARTLLDRLSRSHPGNPGIGKIRFAIRLGKLDGKWLLLARKEKKEQHFSAAYHDYERYLKGAPPRGGIALEVLQTESAVPGHFRNAVQGLRQLADRHPGSHRIRLVLARTLINREDTRREGLELLSVLSRSSLADISGEARSSWKTGLIWLNALPADRKLYETYLAQYPEDLVVRRLLSRIPKSDERGNGFHFLSKNQLLKADKSFQRALLADPSDKEAAWGLAIVRMKQKRFQETRDILSWIRGRQRLRPEQVSLMREAEYDENLHRSGQFLGEGKVSEARDILAILIKRRPDRPEAYALMGESDRMEDRADRALKWYERAWKINPHSSAIAEGLLWGWLKTGDWSTASRFLSDAPLRTVLPKKEWARWEGLLEKKKGERALIRGNRNLAMRLFRKAEKDRPDDPWIRYDLSEIQLSPEQSRQIIDSFKRFVRRHPSSGEAREALFYLEAKAGMHREALKTFPRVPLVNRPAAAVRLYRVILSGVLEQMAGKMAEEGRSVRAFEVEQASFVVRPSSFGPLSEKPGYSLAMARLWIKGHAYENAFRDYRIALKKRPQDWLLMKEVLGWTLSSHLPVWQRIFFKKARLKFPDRPEEAELEGKADLQQGHLKEAWKNFHRALRLEQDRPVPDPAVLARVDGEIRTMASDWKKAHQNSAFAEALGGVSVESSGTFFAMGEAGGLFPWNATSGNPFSDPSPVLWFHVLGIGSFLHYVFDGGSVSMNAASVAVGVRISHGEDFLDLDLGPESGVLDQSGSPPRASVNLFGQLEANIQVDNDNLDVYGSYTGLLDYLYGQIRYLVPFPVDPVHSLMWGPELIAQGNSVYQDGQVGGAVRIPLGFGSASLLLDGGILRSNLSTGFGGYENAYVYVRF; encoded by the coding sequence GTGACGCGAGAGAGAAGCCTTTTTGTTTTCCCCCGATTCCTCCTTTCCTTCACGATTGCCGCTCTGGTGTCGGGTGCGCTCCTGTCCGAGGTGTCCAATACATATGCCCTGTCGGGAGACGAAGCCCTGGGGCAACTCTATCGGAATGCGCGTTTCTGGATGAACCGGGGAGATCTTGTCCGGGCCAGCGAATTTTGGACGAGGATTCTTGATCTTCGTCCGGACGACCCCCGTGCCCTGACGAATCTTGGAATTGTCTCGGCCCAGCGTGGAGATCTGAAGAAAGCCAGGACTCTTCTGGACCGCCTGAGCCGTTCCCATCCGGGGAATCCGGGAATCGGGAAAATCCGCTTTGCGATCCGTCTTGGAAAGCTCGATGGGAAATGGCTCCTTCTGGCCCGGAAAGAGAAAAAAGAGCAGCATTTCTCCGCTGCATACCACGACTACGAGCGCTACCTGAAAGGTGCTCCCCCGCGGGGGGGCATCGCGCTGGAAGTCCTTCAGACGGAATCGGCCGTTCCCGGTCACTTCCGGAACGCTGTCCAGGGTCTTCGACAGCTGGCGGACCGCCATCCTGGCAGTCATCGGATCCGTCTTGTTCTCGCCCGCACATTGATCAACCGGGAAGACACCCGTCGGGAGGGGCTGGAACTTTTGTCCGTCCTCTCCCGGAGTTCTCTGGCGGATATCTCGGGCGAAGCCCGTTCCTCCTGGAAGACCGGTCTGATCTGGCTCAATGCTCTCCCTGCTGACAGAAAGCTCTATGAAACCTATCTGGCCCAGTATCCGGAAGATCTTGTCGTCCGGCGACTTCTTTCAAGGATACCGAAAAGCGACGAAAGGGGAAACGGATTTCATTTTTTGTCGAAAAATCAGTTGCTCAAGGCGGACAAAAGCTTTCAGCGAGCCTTGCTTGCCGATCCGTCGGATAAAGAGGCGGCTTGGGGACTGGCGATTGTCCGCATGAAACAGAAGCGATTTCAGGAGACGAGAGATATTCTCTCCTGGATTCGGGGCAGACAGCGTCTCCGTCCGGAGCAGGTCTCTCTCATGCGGGAAGCGGAGTACGATGAAAATCTTCATCGGTCCGGCCAATTCCTTGGCGAGGGAAAGGTTTCCGAGGCCAGGGACATTCTTGCGATATTGATCAAACGTCGCCCGGACCGGCCGGAAGCGTATGCCCTGATGGGAGAAAGCGATCGGATGGAGGATCGGGCGGACCGGGCGTTGAAATGGTACGAGAGAGCCTGGAAAATCAATCCCCATTCTTCAGCCATCGCCGAGGGACTTCTCTGGGGATGGCTGAAAACAGGGGATTGGTCGACGGCTTCCCGATTTCTTTCAGACGCACCTCTCCGCACTGTCTTGCCCAAAAAAGAATGGGCCCGATGGGAAGGGCTCCTGGAGAAAAAGAAGGGAGAAAGGGCTCTGATCCGGGGAAACCGCAATCTTGCCATGCGGCTCTTCCGGAAGGCAGAAAAGGACCGTCCGGATGATCCCTGGATCCGGTATGACCTGTCGGAAATCCAACTGTCCCCTGAACAGAGTCGTCAAATTATTGACTCCTTTAAACGGTTCGTCCGGCGGCATCCTTCTTCCGGAGAGGCCCGGGAAGCTCTTTTCTATCTGGAAGCGAAGGCCGGAATGCATCGGGAAGCGCTGAAAACCTTTCCGCGTGTTCCTTTGGTCAACCGACCGGCAGCAGCAGTCCGGCTTTATCGCGTGATTCTTTCGGGAGTCCTTGAGCAAATGGCAGGGAAGATGGCGGAGGAGGGGAGATCTGTGCGCGCCTTCGAAGTGGAACAGGCCTCTTTTGTGGTTCGGCCGTCTTCTTTTGGCCCTCTTTCAGAAAAACCCGGATATTCGCTTGCGATGGCGAGATTGTGGATCAAGGGTCACGCGTATGAAAACGCTTTTCGTGACTACCGAATCGCTCTCAAAAAAAGACCGCAGGACTGGCTTTTGATGAAAGAGGTTCTGGGGTGGACCCTGTCCAGCCATCTGCCTGTGTGGCAAAGAATCTTTTTTAAAAAAGCCCGTCTGAAGTTTCCGGACCGTCCCGAAGAAGCTGAACTGGAGGGAAAAGCCGACTTGCAACAAGGGCACCTCAAAGAGGCCTGGAAAAACTTTCACCGGGCGCTCCGGCTGGAGCAGGATCGGCCGGTTCCTGATCCTGCGGTTCTCGCGCGAGTTGATGGGGAAATCCGGACGATGGCCTCCGACTGGAAGAAGGCCCATCAAAACTCTGCATTTGCCGAAGCACTGGGAGGCGTCTCTGTCGAGTCTTCCGGTACGTTCTTTGCGATGGGAGAAGCGGGGGGTCTCTTCCCCTGGAATGCCACTTCCGGAAATCCCTTTTCTGACCCTTCCCCCGTCCTCTGGTTTCATGTTCTGGGGATCGGAAGCTTCCTCCACTATGTTTTTGACGGCGGGTCGGTTTCCATGAACGCTGCTTCCGTTGCGGTCGGGGTCCGGATCAGCCATGGAGAGGATTTTCTGGATCTCGATCTGGGGCCGGAATCGGGAGTGCTGGATCAGTCGGGGAGTCCGCCCAGGGCAAGCGTGAATCTTTTTGGACAACTGGAAGCAAACATCCAGGTAGACAACGACAATCTCGATGTATATGGAAGTTATACGGGTCTTCTTGATTATCTTTACGGGCAAATCCGATATCTTGTGCCATTTCCCGTCGATCCTGTTCATTCGTTGATGTGGGGGCCGGAGCTGATTGCACAAGGGAACTCGGTCTACCAGGACGGACAGGTCGGGGGGGCCGTCCGGATTCCCCTTGGGTTTGGGTCGGCATCCCTTCTCCTGGACGGGGGCATCCTGCGTTCGAATCTTTCCACCGGTTTTGGGGGATATGAAAACGCCTATGTCTATGTCCGTTTCTGA